Proteins from a single region of Hymenobacter aquaticus:
- a CDS encoding DUF2256 domain-containing protein, with protein sequence MPRPSSSVPAKLVKGNLPTKVCAVCGRPFEYRKKWRNCWDEVKYCGEKCQRHKAGRPAPQ encoded by the coding sequence ATGCCTCGTCCTTCCTCATCGGTGCCCGCCAAGCTGGTCAAAGGGAATCTGCCCACCAAAGTCTGCGCCGTGTGTGGCCGGCCGTTTGAGTATCGCAAAAAATGGCGCAACTGCTGGGATGAGGTAAAGTACTGCGGCGAGAAGTGCCAGCGCCATAAGGCCGGCCGGCCGGCGCCGCAGTAG
- a CDS encoding SMP-30/gluconolactonase/LRE family protein, which translates to MTSFRLKPRGARQFTMMMGLLVGSVSLSACFNNDVEPTLAPPPGADLVTFTKENLYPEGIDYDTNGRRFLVSSLTTGIISQVADDGSYAPFVTDASLVSSVGLHIDAERNRLLVAVSDPGYNKDKTTAATKGKLAALASYDGFGKRVGYVDLGSLRPALSHFANDMAVDQAGNVYVTDSFAPIIYKVDVAGVASVFLEDARLGAPAGQFGLNGIEVHPDGYLLVAKTDDGSLFKVPLSNPTAFTKVGSSQDLKGIDGLTLIEAGRLYASCNSQSKVYNLTTANGWGDVTVAGTFATLPEYPTTLARRSATETYVLYSRINELQTPATPAATKFNIAKLKF; encoded by the coding sequence ATGACTTCTTTTCGCTTAAAACCACGGGGCGCACGCCAGTTCACGATGATGATGGGCCTGCTGGTGGGCTCTGTCAGCCTCTCGGCCTGCTTCAACAACGACGTAGAGCCTACCCTGGCGCCTCCCCCCGGGGCCGACCTGGTGACCTTCACCAAGGAAAATCTGTATCCGGAAGGCATCGACTACGACACCAACGGCCGCCGCTTTCTGGTGAGCTCCCTGACCACCGGCATCATCAGCCAGGTGGCCGATGATGGCTCCTACGCCCCGTTCGTTACCGACGCCAGCCTGGTGTCGTCGGTGGGCCTGCACATCGACGCGGAACGCAACCGCCTGCTGGTGGCCGTTTCCGACCCCGGCTACAACAAGGACAAAACCACGGCCGCCACCAAGGGCAAGCTGGCGGCGCTGGCCAGCTACGACGGGTTTGGCAAGCGCGTGGGCTACGTCGACCTGGGCAGCTTGCGGCCCGCCCTGAGCCACTTCGCCAACGATATGGCCGTTGACCAGGCCGGCAACGTGTACGTCACCGACAGCTTCGCTCCCATCATCTATAAGGTCGACGTGGCGGGCGTGGCCTCGGTTTTCCTGGAAGATGCCCGCCTGGGTGCCCCGGCCGGGCAGTTTGGCCTCAACGGCATCGAGGTGCACCCCGACGGCTACTTGCTGGTCGCCAAGACGGATGACGGCAGCCTGTTCAAAGTGCCGCTGAGTAACCCCACGGCCTTCACCAAAGTCGGCAGCAGCCAGGATCTGAAGGGCATCGACGGGCTGACCCTAATAGAAGCCGGCCGGCTGTACGCCTCCTGCAACTCCCAGTCGAAAGTCTACAACCTGACCACGGCCAATGGCTGGGGCGACGTAACGGTGGCCGGCACCTTCGCCACTCTGCCCGAATATCCCACCACCCTGGCCCGGCGCAGCGCCACGGAAACTTACGTGCTGTATTCGCGCATCAACGAGCTGCAAACGCCCGCCACGCCGGCGGCCACCAAGTTCAACATTGCCAAGCTGAAGTTTTAA
- a CDS encoding AAA family ATPase, with amino-acid sequence MLHKIKIQRFKKFKDIEVELAPFTILMGENSSGKTTVMQAINLSLNTLFKNEFVSNDANGNIKVKKRGVGMTNLPGISFSDYRELFYAKLSRGENTQRNTKSINQGAAIELTDENKNIYKLKIRALFGTFNLKCVSTASELKNNPNLHNKAPLFISGFIGLRASEERVFPLAIQDRMRTGDVSTIIRNLVLDTKQNTPDAYQKLATRLKNDFNFELEKVEFNEREDLNILAHYTEQCDKEKLSLDFMSSGSGFMQILQILTPIYRFCPIDCDIVLLDEPDAHLHPNLQTSLAKTLRDIQKELGIQIIISTHSTSIIRASEPTEVIPVSSLNKINKALANSEDVENEIAGRIDSYDLGKSVISGQLLFLEDANTSILEAFDKIASIGSLTGANTIPILKGRGKDDKSPFFLNDIFNKFLDKDINITFIRDRDGLSDEWSSNLINFGHRKNVNLYVLKRYEIENYLLNPKLLFRAINKKKEIIHLTSIEAIKDKILSLLKETITLRKYNFEGTLEENIYKSAQLMGKQEYRNPELARSEAKKICELYEADGTFESLIINGMGKETMKGIMHWINNDLKVQISYAEILASLELEDIPSEIVEMLSSLRSKEQK; translated from the coding sequence ATGCTACACAAAATCAAAATACAGCGATTCAAAAAATTTAAAGACATCGAAGTAGAATTGGCCCCGTTCACTATACTCATGGGAGAAAACAGCTCAGGAAAGACAACAGTTATGCAGGCTATCAACTTATCTTTAAATACTCTATTCAAGAACGAATTCGTCAGCAACGACGCAAATGGAAATATAAAAGTCAAAAAAAGAGGCGTAGGCATGACAAACCTACCAGGCATAAGCTTCTCAGATTACAGAGAATTATTCTATGCAAAGCTCTCTCGCGGTGAGAACACACAAAGGAATACTAAATCAATTAACCAAGGAGCCGCTATTGAATTAACAGATGAAAATAAAAACATTTATAAATTAAAAATAAGAGCTTTATTTGGAACATTCAATTTAAAATGTGTCTCCACTGCCTCTGAATTAAAAAATAATCCAAATCTACATAATAAAGCTCCATTATTTATATCGGGATTTATTGGCCTAAGAGCAAGCGAGGAAAGGGTATTTCCTCTAGCTATTCAAGATAGAATGAGAACAGGCGATGTAAGCACAATCATCAGAAATTTAGTACTAGATACAAAACAAAATACACCTGATGCATATCAAAAACTAGCAACAAGACTTAAGAATGACTTTAACTTCGAATTAGAAAAAGTAGAATTTAATGAGAGAGAGGACTTGAATATTCTTGCACATTACACTGAACAATGTGACAAAGAAAAACTTTCTTTGGATTTCATGTCTTCGGGAAGTGGATTCATGCAAATTTTACAAATACTTACACCTATTTATCGCTTCTGCCCAATAGATTGTGATATAGTACTATTGGATGAACCCGACGCGCATCTACATCCCAATCTTCAAACTTCATTGGCAAAAACCTTACGTGACATACAGAAGGAATTGGGTATTCAAATAATAATATCAACTCATTCTACTTCCATAATTCGAGCTTCAGAGCCAACTGAAGTTATTCCAGTATCATCTTTAAATAAAATAAACAAAGCGTTAGCAAATTCTGAAGATGTAGAAAATGAAATAGCAGGAAGAATAGATTCTTATGATTTGGGCAAATCTGTAATAAGTGGACAACTTTTGTTTTTGGAGGATGCAAACACATCTATATTAGAAGCTTTTGACAAAATAGCAAGCATTGGCAGCTTAACCGGAGCGAATACAATTCCAATACTAAAAGGCAGAGGAAAGGATGATAAATCTCCTTTTTTTCTCAATGACATTTTTAACAAATTTTTAGACAAAGATATTAATATTACATTTATAAGAGACAGAGATGGACTATCTGATGAATGGAGCAGTAATTTAATAAATTTCGGACACAGAAAAAATGTAAATTTATATGTACTAAAAAGATATGAAATAGAAAATTATCTGCTAAATCCAAAATTATTATTCAGAGCAATTAATAAAAAAAAGGAAATAATTCATTTAACATCTATTGAAGCCATAAAAGATAAAATACTATCTTTGTTAAAGGAGACGATAACACTTAGAAAATATAACTTTGAAGGAACTCTAGAGGAAAACATTTACAAATCAGCTCAACTTATGGGAAAACAAGAATACAGAAATCCTGAATTAGCTAGAAGCGAAGCAAAAAAAATATGTGAACTATATGAAGCTGATGGCACTTTCGAAAGCCTAATCATAAATGGAATGGGTAAAGAAACAATGAAGGGGATAATGCACTGGATCAACAATGACCTTAAAGTACAAATATCTTATGCAGAAATACTTGCAAGTCTAGAATTAGAGGATATACCAAGTGAAATAGTTGAAATGTTAAGCAGCTTACGATCCAAGGAACAGAAGTAA
- a CDS encoding amidase, whose product MNRRFFLRTSSLAGVALSTWTLSSCTTESKDTPAALAVDPEQAAATPSFELSEATITDLQAKLQRGEYTARRLTELYLQRIEALDRNGPRLRAVIEVNPEALQLADALDQERKNGKVRGPLHGIPVLIKDNIDTADQLQTTAGALALAGHKAKQDAFIVQRLRAAGAVLLGKTNLSEWANFRSTRSTSGWSSRGGQTKNPYILDRTPSGSSSGSGVAVAANLCAVAIGTETDGSVVSPASCSGIVGIKPTVGLLSRAGIIPISATQDTAGPMARTVRDAALLLTALTGVDANDDVTRESAGKAAADYTVFLQTDGLQGKRLGVEKNHLKGNSDAIPLLQAALAELKAQGATIVEVELEKHIDPLGEAEYDVLLYEFKDGVNKYLSTAGAAVKTVADVMAFNLKNKAQAMPFFQQEILEAAEKTDGLSSPKYQAALKKSHGGARQALDAVLRDNRLDALVAITNSPAPCLDLINGDSWKGPGFSSPAAMAGYPHITVPMGQAHGLPVGLSFVGGAYQEGPLLTLAYAYEQASKKRTAPQFGAPFVG is encoded by the coding sequence ATGAACCGACGCTTTTTCCTGCGTACCAGCAGCCTGGCCGGCGTGGCCCTGTCTACCTGGACGCTCAGCAGCTGCACCACCGAATCGAAGGACACGCCCGCGGCCCTGGCCGTGGACCCCGAACAGGCGGCGGCTACGCCCAGCTTTGAGCTCAGCGAGGCCACCATTACGGACCTGCAGGCCAAGCTCCAACGCGGGGAATACACGGCCCGCCGGCTGACGGAGCTGTATTTGCAGCGCATCGAGGCCCTCGACCGGAATGGGCCCCGCCTGCGCGCTGTCATCGAGGTGAACCCCGAGGCCCTGCAGCTGGCCGACGCCCTGGACCAGGAGCGCAAAAACGGCAAGGTGCGCGGCCCCCTGCACGGCATTCCGGTGCTCATCAAGGACAACATCGACACCGCCGACCAGCTGCAAACCACCGCCGGCGCCCTGGCGTTGGCCGGCCACAAGGCCAAGCAGGACGCCTTCATCGTGCAGCGGCTGCGGGCGGCCGGGGCCGTGCTGCTGGGCAAAACCAACCTGAGCGAGTGGGCCAATTTCCGCTCGACGCGCAGCACCAGCGGCTGGAGCAGCCGGGGCGGCCAGACCAAAAACCCCTACATCCTGGACCGGACGCCCAGCGGCTCCAGCTCGGGCTCGGGCGTGGCCGTTGCCGCCAACCTCTGCGCCGTGGCCATCGGCACCGAAACCGACGGCTCGGTGGTGTCGCCGGCCTCGTGCTCGGGCATCGTGGGCATCAAGCCCACCGTGGGCCTGCTCAGCCGCGCGGGCATCATCCCGATTTCGGCTACCCAGGACACGGCCGGCCCCATGGCCCGCACCGTGCGCGACGCGGCCCTGCTGCTCACGGCCCTCACCGGCGTGGACGCCAACGACGACGTAACCCGGGAAAGCGCCGGCAAAGCCGCGGCCGACTACACCGTTTTTCTGCAGACCGACGGGCTGCAAGGGAAGCGGCTGGGCGTGGAGAAAAACCACCTAAAAGGCAATTCCGACGCTATTCCGCTGCTACAGGCCGCTTTGGCGGAACTCAAAGCCCAGGGCGCCACCATCGTGGAAGTGGAGCTGGAAAAGCATATCGACCCGCTCGGCGAGGCCGAGTACGACGTGCTGCTCTACGAGTTCAAGGACGGGGTGAACAAGTACCTGAGTACGGCCGGGGCCGCGGTGAAAACCGTAGCCGACGTCATGGCCTTCAACCTGAAAAACAAGGCCCAGGCCATGCCGTTTTTCCAACAGGAAATTCTGGAAGCGGCCGAAAAAACCGACGGCCTGAGCAGCCCGAAATACCAGGCGGCGCTGAAAAAAAGCCACGGTGGCGCCCGCCAGGCCCTCGACGCCGTGCTGCGCGACAACCGCCTCGACGCCCTCGTGGCCATTACCAACAGCCCCGCACCCTGCCTCGACCTGATCAACGGTGACTCCTGGAAAGGACCGGGCTTTTCCTCCCCGGCGGCCATGGCCGGCTACCCGCACATCACCGTGCCCATGGGGCAGGCCCACGGCTTGCCGGTCGGGCTGTCATTCGTGGGCGGGGCCTACCAGGAAGGCCCCCTGCTGACGCTGGCCTACGCCTACGAGCAGGCGTCGAAGAAGCGGACAGCGCCGCAGTTCGGGGCTCCGTTTGTGGGCTAA
- a CDS encoding GAF domain-containing protein, giving the protein MPLSPSSLIPGNEEDRLLALSRYQIVGTAPESLFDDLAALTAKLFRAPIALVSLVEAESVWFKANFGLPDAGRVRRSESLCSVAVLHNQATVFESLGTNPCALTEPTLLQALRLEFYAGHPLQTPDGFNIGSLCVIDHQARTFSPDEQELLRQLATTVMLLLELRRLGNPPLAAATQPHLTVPSLVHSLTMLAEIGSTGAAVDIAGNPVGTPAIHQEAAQLTTLLNRLIGEMLVS; this is encoded by the coding sequence ATGCCTCTTTCGCCCTCATCCTTGATTCCCGGCAACGAAGAGGATCGACTATTGGCGCTGAGTCGCTACCAAATTGTGGGCACGGCCCCGGAAAGCCTCTTCGACGATTTGGCGGCCCTCACGGCCAAGCTGTTCCGGGCCCCCATTGCCCTGGTGTCGCTGGTAGAAGCCGAGAGCGTGTGGTTTAAAGCCAACTTTGGCCTGCCCGACGCCGGGCGGGTGCGGCGCTCCGAAAGCCTGTGCTCGGTGGCCGTGCTGCACAACCAGGCTACCGTGTTCGAAAGTCTGGGCACCAACCCCTGCGCCCTGACGGAGCCCACCCTGCTGCAGGCCCTGCGCCTGGAGTTCTACGCCGGCCATCCGCTGCAAACGCCCGACGGCTTCAACATCGGTTCCCTCTGCGTTATCGACCACCAGGCCCGCACTTTTTCCCCCGACGAGCAGGAGCTGCTCCGGCAACTGGCTACCACGGTGATGCTGCTGCTGGAGCTGCGCCGCCTGGGCAACCCGCCGCTGGCCGCGGCAACGCAGCCCCACCTGACGGTACCCTCCCTGGTGCACAGCCTGACGATGCTGGCCGAAATTGGCAGCACCGGCGCGGCCGTCGACATTGCCGGCAACCCCGTTGGCACGCCGGCAATTCACCAGGAGGCCGCCCAGCTCACGACCCTGCTCAACCGCCTGATTGGGGAAATGCTGGTTTCGTAA